One region of Flavobacterium sp. GSB-24 genomic DNA includes:
- a CDS encoding DUF202 domain-containing protein → MSPKNDQEIMNEYLSNERTLLAWLRTGIGIMVFGFVAVKFSLFLKQLPAKYLADTVPPNSNFTIYLGIGLLIAGALTILLSYLRYTKTVKLLKQGKYQYSTAMLTFITMMLFVLSIFLIAYLIIAAST, encoded by the coding sequence ATGTCGCCAAAAAATGATCAAGAAATAATGAATGAATATTTGTCTAACGAAAGAACTTTGTTAGCGTGGCTTCGTACTGGAATTGGCATAATGGTTTTTGGTTTTGTAGCGGTAAAATTTTCATTGTTTTTAAAACAGCTTCCGGCTAAATATTTAGCAGATACTGTACCTCCAAATAGTAATTTTACTATCTATTTAGGAATTGGATTATTGATTGCAGGCGCATTAACGATTCTTCTATCTTATTTGCGCTACACCAAAACTGTCAAATTATTGAAACAGGGCAAATACCAATATTCAACTGCAATGCTGACTTTTATAACAATGATGCTTTTTGTTTTGAGTATTTTTCTCATTGCTTATCTTATTATTGCTGCAAGTACATAA
- a CDS encoding DsbA family oxidoreductase — protein MKIEIWSDIMCPFCYIGKRQLETALAVFPNNDFEIEWKSFQLDPTITSQPNMDVYTFLAERKGMSIEQSKEMHKGVVERAKSVGLEYNFDKAVISNSLNAHRIIQLAKTKNIGDRMEEIFFKAYFTDGKDLNNGPTLIQLGIEAGLEENEIREVLESDNLFIKEVQADIKEAGEIGVQGVPFFVFDRKYAVSGAQPVETFIKTIEEILK, from the coding sequence ATGAAAATAGAAATTTGGTCGGACATCATGTGTCCGTTTTGTTATATCGGAAAAAGACAGTTGGAAACAGCGCTTGCTGTGTTCCCAAATAATGATTTTGAAATTGAATGGAAAAGCTTTCAATTGGATCCAACTATTACTTCTCAGCCAAATATGGACGTTTACACGTTTTTAGCTGAGAGAAAAGGCATGTCAATCGAACAATCTAAAGAAATGCACAAAGGAGTCGTTGAACGCGCTAAAAGTGTTGGCTTAGAATATAATTTTGACAAAGCCGTTATATCGAATTCATTAAACGCCCACCGAATCATTCAATTGGCTAAGACTAAAAATATTGGCGATCGTATGGAAGAAATTTTCTTCAAAGCTTATTTCACTGATGGAAAAGATTTAAACAACGGTCCTACTTTAATTCAATTAGGAATTGAAGCGGGTTTGGAAGAAAATGAAATTAGAGAAGTACTTGAAAGCGATAATTTATTTATAAAAGAAGTACAAGCAGATATTAAAGAAGCTGGTGAAATTGGAGTTCAAGGAGTTCCGTTTTTTGTTTTCGACCGCAAATACGCAGTTTCTGGAGCACAGCCTGTAGAAACCTTTATAAAAACTATTGAAGAAATTCTCAAATAA
- the gldG gene encoding gliding motility-associated ABC transporter substrate-binding protein GldG codes for MKASTKQNLKTLGITIFILVVLNVLGTLFFQRFDLTKDKRYTLSPTSLGIVKQVENPLSIKIYMAGDLPADFKRLQQETKQLLEEFQAYNKNIVFEFVDPLENEEESDELTKSLFKKGLTPVNITVDDKGKQSQAMVFPWAIAVYNGKEVNIPLLKNIMGASTTQKVMGSIQHLEYSIADAINKITKNKQKKVAIIRGNGELKEIHIAKMLLQIRESYFIGPFTLDSVAKDPNGTLNALKKYDLAIISKPTEKFTDEEKEVLDQFIMNGGKTIWLIDQVAADMDSLYNDMGATLAYPRDLNLNDMFFKYGFRINPDLIKDEQGSPIKLATGEQGSATQYQDFVWKFAPQVYPASQHPIVKNLGGIKFDFASPIDTLKNGIKKTVLLQSSQYSKTIGSPAEINLNMVTEKSTPEEYLNKGNLPLAVLLEGSFHSAFENRVLPFKDNSFTAKGKPNKMIVIADGDLARNQLDKNRMPVELGYDQRTGNLYDNKDFIMNCINYLLDDTGLINIRSKDVELPLLDKEKVYESYTMTQFITIGVPILILLVFGLAFTFIRKRRYSK; via the coding sequence ATGAAAGCATCTACAAAGCAGAATTTAAAAACATTAGGCATTACTATATTCATTTTAGTTGTTTTAAATGTACTTGGTACCCTATTTTTCCAGCGTTTTGATTTAACGAAAGACAAACGCTATACACTGTCTCCAACTTCATTAGGAATTGTAAAACAAGTTGAGAATCCGCTTTCTATAAAAATTTATATGGCTGGCGATCTTCCAGCAGATTTTAAACGTTTGCAGCAGGAAACCAAACAATTATTAGAAGAATTTCAAGCGTACAATAAAAATATTGTTTTCGAATTTGTTGATCCTTTAGAAAATGAAGAAGAAAGTGACGAACTTACAAAATCACTTTTCAAAAAAGGATTAACGCCAGTAAACATAACAGTTGACGATAAAGGAAAACAATCTCAAGCAATGGTTTTTCCTTGGGCAATCGCAGTTTATAACGGAAAAGAAGTTAATATTCCATTATTGAAAAATATAATGGGTGCCTCGACTACGCAAAAAGTAATGGGATCGATTCAGCATTTAGAATATTCTATCGCAGATGCCATCAATAAAATTACTAAAAACAAACAGAAAAAAGTTGCAATTATAAGAGGTAACGGTGAATTGAAAGAAATTCATATTGCTAAAATGCTGCTGCAGATTAGAGAAAGTTATTTCATCGGACCATTTACATTAGATTCTGTTGCAAAAGATCCAAATGGAACTTTAAATGCATTGAAAAAATACGATTTAGCCATTATCTCAAAACCAACAGAAAAATTCACTGACGAAGAAAAAGAAGTTCTGGATCAGTTTATAATGAACGGAGGAAAAACAATTTGGCTAATTGACCAAGTTGCTGCCGATATGGATAGTTTGTATAATGATATGGGCGCCACTTTAGCATATCCGAGAGATTTAAATTTGAACGATATGTTCTTTAAATACGGGTTCAGAATTAATCCTGATTTAATAAAAGATGAACAAGGAAGTCCAATAAAACTGGCAACCGGAGAACAAGGAAGCGCAACTCAATATCAGGATTTTGTCTGGAAATTTGCTCCTCAGGTTTACCCAGCAAGCCAGCACCCGATCGTTAAAAATCTTGGCGGTATTAAATTCGATTTTGCAAGTCCGATTGACACTTTAAAAAATGGAATTAAAAAAACTGTTTTACTGCAGTCTTCTCAATATTCTAAAACCATCGGTTCGCCCGCAGAAATTAATCTGAATATGGTAACCGAAAAATCTACTCCAGAAGAGTATTTGAATAAAGGAAACTTACCTCTTGCCGTATTATTAGAAGGATCTTTTCATTCTGCTTTTGAAAATAGAGTATTGCCATTTAAAGACAATTCTTTTACCGCAAAAGGAAAACCAAATAAAATGATTGTTATTGCTGACGGAGACTTGGCAAGAAATCAATTAGACAAAAACAGAATGCCTGTAGAATTAGGTTACGATCAAAGAACTGGAAATCTTTACGACAATAAAGACTTTATCATGAATTGCATCAATTATCTGCTGGATGATACTGGACTTATTAACATTAGAAGTAAAGATGTGGAGCTGCCTTTATTAGATAAAGAAAAAGTTTACGAAAGCTACACTATGACCCAATTCATAACTATCGGAGTTCCAATTCTAATTTTATTAGTTTTTGGACTTGCCTTTACCTTTATCAGAAAAAGAAGGTACAGTAAGTAG
- a CDS encoding ligase-associated DNA damage response exonuclease — MNPPLLQFNDKGIYCQQADVYLDPWRPVKNAIITHGHSDHSRWGHQNYITHYTNVPIIKHRLGDINVTGKNWNETFTINGVKFSFHPAGHIIGSAQIRVEYKGEIWVFTGDYKTEDDGISVPYEVVKCHSFITECTFGLPAFKWEPQTDVMTDINNWWAENRAEGKTSVLFGYSLGKAQRLLKNLDPNIGRIYTHGAIENMTEVVRPLIDLPATIRVTPETKKEDLLGSIVIAPPSAHGSTWIRRMTPFVTGSASGWMAFRGARRRRAVDRGFVLSDHCDWTGLLESIQATGAEKVICTHGYSDIFSKYLRELGYDARTAHTQYEGETNDSEEN; from the coding sequence ATGAATCCACCATTATTACAATTTAACGATAAGGGCATTTACTGTCAGCAGGCAGATGTTTATCTTGACCCTTGGCGCCCCGTTAAAAATGCTATTATCACACACGGTCACTCAGATCATTCAAGGTGGGGACATCAAAATTATATTACTCATTACACCAATGTGCCTATCATTAAACATCGTCTTGGCGATATTAATGTAACAGGGAAAAACTGGAACGAAACTTTTACGATAAACGGCGTAAAATTCTCTTTTCATCCTGCTGGCCACATAATTGGTTCTGCTCAAATAAGAGTAGAATACAAAGGTGAGATTTGGGTATTTACAGGAGATTACAAAACAGAAGACGATGGAATTTCTGTCCCTTATGAAGTCGTAAAATGCCATTCATTTATAACGGAATGTACATTTGGACTTCCCGCTTTTAAATGGGAACCGCAGACAGATGTAATGACCGATATTAATAATTGGTGGGCAGAAAATCGCGCTGAAGGAAAAACCTCTGTTCTATTTGGTTATTCGTTAGGAAAAGCACAACGTTTATTAAAAAATTTGGATCCAAATATTGGAAGAATTTACACTCATGGTGCAATCGAAAATATGACCGAAGTTGTTCGTCCGTTAATTGATTTACCTGCAACAATTCGAGTAACGCCTGAAACTAAAAAAGAAGATTTGCTGGGAAGTATCGTTATCGCACCTCCAAGCGCGCATGGAAGTACTTGGATTAGAAGGATGACGCCTTTTGTAACAGGTTCAGCAAGCGGCTGGATGGCATTTCGAGGCGCAAGACGAAGAAGAGCTGTGGACCGGGGATTTGTCTTAAGTGATCATTGCGACTGGACAGGATTATTAGAAAGCATTCAAGCGACAGGCGCAGAAAAAGTAATCTGCACCCACGGATATTCGGATATATTCTCTAAATATTTAAGGGAATTGGGTTACGATGCAAGAACCGCCCACACACAATACGAAGGAGAAACGAATGATTCTGAAGAAAACTGA
- a CDS encoding ATP-dependent DNA ligase has product MKNFAELIKTLDSSNKTSVKVDALTNYFEKASDEDKVWTIAILSHRRPPRPVNTTLLRLWANELANIPLWLFEESYHIVGDLAETIALVIPTTKEHSDKSLTEFLQEIIALKKKTDFEKKEYLQTNWLNLNYYERFVFTKLITGSFRIGLSQKLMTRALSKSENIDEDTLAYKLMGDWNPNTITFQELILDERSSDYLSKPYPFYLAYPVEGELSNLGNPEDWSAEHKWDGIRSQTIIRDNEIYVWSRGEELVTDKYPEFNSFIGNIPNGTVIDGEILPFIDNQIGTFNDLQTRIGRKNVSASVLKNTPVIIKAYDLLEWQGNDIRNLPYEERRTLLEELFTTLIGKDIPLQLSERLNFSTWEEITAERLKSREMRSEGLMLKRKDSPYLVGRKKGDWWKWKIEPLTIDAVLTYAMRGHGRRSNLFTDYTFALWHENENNERELVTFAKAYSGLTDAEFRMVDDFIKKNTLERFGPVRSVTPKLVFEIGFEGIALSKRHKSGVATRFPRILRWRQDKKIDEANSIEDLKNMIS; this is encoded by the coding sequence ATGAAAAACTTTGCCGAGCTTATAAAAACCCTGGATAGTTCTAATAAAACATCGGTAAAAGTTGATGCTTTAACGAATTACTTTGAAAAAGCCAGTGATGAAGATAAAGTGTGGACAATAGCTATTCTTTCTCACCGTCGCCCTCCCCGACCTGTTAATACAACTTTATTACGATTGTGGGCAAACGAACTGGCGAATATACCGCTTTGGCTTTTTGAGGAAAGTTATCATATTGTGGGTGATTTGGCTGAAACTATTGCATTGGTAATTCCGACTACAAAAGAACATTCTGATAAAAGTCTGACTGAATTTCTACAAGAAATTATCGCTTTAAAAAAGAAAACCGATTTCGAAAAAAAAGAATATCTCCAAACCAATTGGCTTAATTTAAATTATTACGAAAGATTCGTTTTCACAAAGTTAATTACAGGCAGTTTTAGAATTGGTTTAAGTCAGAAATTAATGACTCGCGCGCTTTCTAAATCTGAGAATATTGACGAAGATACCCTAGCGTACAAATTAATGGGAGACTGGAATCCGAACACGATTACTTTTCAAGAATTAATTTTAGACGAAAGAAGCAGCGATTATTTATCAAAACCATATCCGTTTTATTTAGCTTATCCTGTTGAAGGAGAACTTTCAAATCTTGGGAATCCAGAAGATTGGAGCGCCGAACATAAATGGGATGGAATTCGATCTCAAACTATTATCCGAGATAATGAAATATACGTCTGGAGCCGAGGCGAAGAATTGGTAACCGATAAATATCCAGAGTTTAATTCGTTTATCGGAAATATTCCAAATGGAACTGTAATTGATGGCGAGATTCTTCCTTTCATAGATAATCAAATTGGTACTTTTAATGATCTGCAGACGAGAATTGGACGAAAAAATGTATCAGCTTCTGTTTTAAAAAACACTCCAGTTATCATCAAAGCTTATGATTTACTTGAATGGCAGGGAAATGATATTCGAAATCTGCCTTATGAAGAACGCCGTACATTATTAGAAGAATTATTTACGACTTTAATCGGAAAAGATATTCCGCTTCAATTATCAGAAAGACTTAATTTTTCAACTTGGGAAGAAATAACAGCTGAAAGACTAAAATCGCGCGAAATGCGAAGCGAAGGTTTAATGTTGAAGCGAAAAGATTCTCCTTATTTAGTTGGACGAAAAAAAGGCGATTGGTGGAAATGGAAAATTGAACCTTTAACAATAGATGCGGTTCTCACCTACGCCATGCGAGGCCACGGACGAAGATCTAATTTGTTTACCGATTATACTTTTGCCTTATGGCATGAAAATGAAAATAATGAACGTGAACTCGTCACTTTCGCGAAAGCGTATTCTGGTTTAACTGACGCCGAATTTAGAATGGTAGACGATTTTATCAAAAAAAATACTTTAGAAAGATTTGGACCAGTAAGAAGTGTGACACCAAAATTAGTATTTGAGATTGGTTTTGAAGGAATTGCACTTTCTAAAAGACATAAAAGCGGTGTTGCAACCCGTTTTCCAAGAATTTTAAGATGGCGTCAGGATAAAAAAATCGATGAAGCCAATTCGATCGAAGATTTAAAAAATATGATTTCATAA
- the dnaN gene encoding DNA polymerase III subunit beta, whose protein sequence is MKFIVSSSYLLKQLQVLGSVINSNNTLPILDNFLFELNNNELTVSASDLETTMSATLSIDSTSKGSVAVPAKLLLEILKTFPEQPLTFTVEDNNTVEISSNSGKYALAYAAGEEFPKAVSLEDPSVTLVPAEVLATAVSKTIFAAGNDDLRPVMSGVFFQFSPEGLIFVATDAHKLVKYSRTDVKASQVADFIMPKKPLNILKSILGTSDAEVKIEYNDSNATFSFDNYILMCRLIDGKYPNYEAVIPKENPNKLMIDRSLFLSSVKRVAIFSNKTTHQIRLKIAGAELNVSAEDIDYSNKAEERLTCDYQGDDLQIGFNSRFLTEMLTNLQSDMIMLEMSLPNRAGILTPVDGLEEGETVTMLVMPVMLNS, encoded by the coding sequence ATGAAATTTATAGTATCGAGTTCGTACTTATTAAAACAATTACAAGTTTTAGGTAGTGTAATCAATAGCAACAACACGTTGCCAATTTTAGACAACTTTTTATTTGAACTAAACAATAATGAGTTAACAGTTTCGGCTTCAGATCTTGAAACGACAATGTCGGCTACATTATCGATCGATTCTACAAGTAAAGGAAGCGTAGCTGTACCAGCTAAACTTTTGCTTGAAATTTTAAAAACTTTCCCAGAACAGCCATTAACTTTTACTGTTGAGGATAACAATACAGTAGAAATTAGTTCAAATTCTGGTAAATATGCATTGGCTTACGCTGCTGGAGAAGAATTTCCTAAAGCGGTAAGTTTAGAAGATCCGTCTGTAACACTTGTTCCTGCAGAAGTTTTGGCAACTGCGGTAAGTAAAACTATTTTTGCTGCTGGAAACGACGATTTACGTCCGGTAATGTCTGGAGTTTTCTTCCAGTTTTCACCTGAAGGATTAATTTTCGTAGCAACTGATGCGCACAAATTAGTAAAATATTCTCGTACAGATGTAAAGGCCTCTCAAGTAGCAGATTTTATTATGCCAAAGAAACCTTTAAATATCTTAAAAAGTATTTTAGGAACTTCTGATGCTGAAGTAAAAATTGAATACAACGATTCAAATGCGACTTTCTCATTTGACAATTATATCTTAATGTGTCGTCTAATCGACGGAAAATATCCAAACTACGAAGCGGTAATTCCAAAAGAAAATCCAAACAAATTAATGATTGACCGTTCTTTATTTTTAAGTTCAGTTAAGCGTGTTGCGATTTTCTCTAATAAAACTACACACCAAATTCGTTTAAAAATTGCTGGAGCTGAATTGAATGTTTCTGCAGAAGATATTGATTACTCAAACAAAGCAGAAGAAAGATTAACTTGTGATTATCAAGGAGATGATTTACAAATTGGTTTCAACTCTCGTTTCTTAACTGAGATGTTGACAAACCTGCAATCTGACATGATTATGCTTGAAATGTCATTACCAAATAGAGCAGGTATTTTAACGCCTGTAGATGGTTTAGAAGAGGGAGAAACAGTTACTATGCTTGTAATGCCTGTAATGTTAAATAGTTAA